The Lipingzhangella halophila genomic interval CCTGGGGCCGGACCGTCAGACACAGCGGCGCCGACACCTTCGCCGCAGAGAAACGGGGGCCGAGTATGAGCGCGGATATCGCGGTAATCGCCGACGATCTCACCGGCGCCGGCGATACCGCGGCCGAGTTCCTGCGCTCCGGGTGGTCCACCGAGCTGCGGCTTTCCGGCTCCTCCCGGACTGGTGCCGAGGTGGTGGCACTCAGCACGGACTCCCGCGCTCTTCCCGTCGACGCGGCGGCCCGTGCTGTGGCCGAGCGGACGGCGGCGGTGCGGGCCGCCGGGGCGCGTCACCTGTACAAGAAGGTGGACTCCACCGTGCGCGGCCCGCTGCGGGCGGAGATCGACGCCGCACGGACCGCGTGGTCCAGCCGTGCCCTGATGGTCGTCTGCCCGGCCCTCCCGGCCGCTGGACGGACCGTACGCGACGGCACACTCCTGGTCGACGGCGTTCCGGTGGCCCAGACCGGGATCGGCGACGACCCGGTGACGCCCGTCCGGGAGAGTCACGTCCCAACCCTGCTCGGCGCCGCCCACGTCCGGCTTCCCGGCGGCGCCCCGGAACGCGACGCCGCGGAGATCGCCGCGGCGGGGCCGGTTGTTGTGGTCGACGCCGAGACCGACGCGGACCTGCGGAGGCTGGCGGCCGCGGTCGCGCACCTCGGACCGGACGCGGTGCCGGTCGGCTCCGCCGGGCTGGCCGGGCCCATGGCGGGCGCGTGGGCCGCCCACGACGAGCCCGCTCCCGCCCTCGTTGTTGTGACCTCGCTGCACCAGGCCACCCGCCGGCAGGTCGACGCGCTCGCCCAGCACGCTCCGGACGCCGTACTGCGGGCGGACCCCGCGACCCTCATGGACTCGCACGCCTGGTCGGCCTGGTGCACAACGGCGCACGACCGGTTCGCCGAACCCCGCGACCTACTGGTGCTGCTCGCGCCGGAGGAACGCGCCCCCGGGCTGGAACCCGCGGCGGTCAACCGCCG includes:
- a CDS encoding four-carbon acid sugar kinase family protein, with product MSADIAVIADDLTGAGDTAAEFLRSGWSTELRLSGSSRTGAEVVALSTDSRALPVDAAARAVAERTAAVRAAGARHLYKKVDSTVRGPLRAEIDAARTAWSSRALMVVCPALPAAGRTVRDGTLLVDGVPVAQTGIGDDPVTPVRESHVPTLLGAAHVRLPGGAPERDAAEIAAAGPVVVVDAETDADLRRLAAAVAHLGPDAVPVGSAGLAGPMAGAWAAHDEPAPALVVVTSLHQATRRQVDALAQHAPDAVLRADPATLMDSHAWSAWCTTAHDRFAEPRDLLVLLAPEERAPGLEPAAVNRRFGTLAADLAETRRVAGFVATGGDGARAVVDALSATGIDLVGEVAAGVPIGTLIGGPAQGRFLVTKAGGFGDTDVLIRAAEAVRQRRQ